A section of the Schistosoma haematobium chromosome ZW, whole genome shotgun sequence genome encodes:
- the DUSP14 gene encoding Dual specificity protein phosphatase 14 (EggNog:ENOG410V6PD~COG:V) — MKELGELNLFYCSTYRFIPDVPNSCLSRNHYITINKMNRYSTIYSSSYRPFDENRRTNVINKATIPPAPQSSTILPHQNMNGTSLSYVGQTWASDSNNHSTITTGTSNTNYTHASPYITCINNRLVNNSTTNQTANSLSLRRNMWDDCEPPIGDKQRSKLLEFYNSDLPVSNLLKTNEIKKDDYTNTPKRNFSSTYTTVVSDKLNPCSVISAAGAYENNRDKQTTSNTITNTTQTVQSNSSYCQTRSKTPSVTPILFNSSDKSQKSCDTLPKSGNNNSAIGNRNTTVTPLIPYNTVCQIDFMQMFSQIARINNHLFLSSLNAITPDRLRQHGITLLVSAMIDSPPVHIRNAVMNTIHVPVEDIESANLRVHFDRVSDRIAAENRRGGKTLIHCMAGVSRSSTLVLAYLMRHTNMSLADAYQHVRSIRPCIQPNPGFWRQLLEYEEKLRGSRSIRLLPSLTYSGTSNVNYNTNRLYTNSPRNIIGGSSYSDMFSRTPNDLLPNKSFTSLYPMEIISCRQPLS; from the coding sequence ATGTACCAAATTCCTGTTTATCTAGAAATCATtacattacaataaataaaatgaatcgtTATTCAACAATCTACAGTTCAAGTTATCGTCCTTTTGATGAAAATCGACGAACAAATGTGATTAATAAAGCTACCATTCCCCCTGCGCCTCAGTCATCCACAATTTTACCACATCAAAATATGAATGGCACAAGCCTGTCATATGTAGGTCAAACGTGGGCTTCCGATTCCAATAATCATTCAACTATTACAACTGGCACAAGTAATACAAATTACACCCACGCCTCCCCATATATTACTTGTATTAATAATCGTTTAGTAAATAACAGTACAACAAATCAGACAGCAAATAGTCTAAGTTTACGTCGTAATATGTGGGATGATTGTGAACCACCAATTGGTGATAAGCAAAGATCAAAACTGTTAGAATTTTATAATTCTGATTTACCTGTTAGTAATTTATTGAagaccaatgaaattaaaaaagatGACTACACCAACACACCCAAACGTAATTTTAGTAGCACATATACCACAGTAGTATCGGATAAATTAAATCCCTGTTCAGTGATTTCTGCTGCTGGTGCTTACGAGAATAATCGTGATAAACAAACTACATCTAACACTATAACAAACACTACACAAACAGTGCAAAGTAATTCATCTTATTGTCAAACAAGATCAAAAACACCGTCAGTCACTCCAATATTGTTTAATTCGTCAGATAAATCACAAAAAAGTTGTGATACACTTCCTAAATCAGGAAATAATAATTCTGCTATTGGGAATCGAAATACTACTGTCACTCCACTTATACCATACAATACTGTCTGTCAAATAGATTTTATGCAAATGTTCAGTCAAATTGCACGCATCAATAATCATCTGTTTCTGAGTAGTTTAAATGCTATCACACCGGACAGATTACGTCAACATGGTATTACATTGTTAGTGTCTGCAATGATTGATTCTCCACCGGTTCATATTCGTAATGCTGTGATGAATACTATTCATGTCCCTGTTGAAGATATAGAAAGTGCAAATTTACGTGTTCACTTTGATAGAGTATCCGATCGAATAGCTGCTGAAAATCGGCGTGGTGGTAAAACGTTAATACATTGTATGGCAGGTGTTTCACGTTCCAGTACACTTGTATTAGCTTATTTAATGCGCCACACGAATATGAGTCTTGCTGATGCTTATCAACACGTGCGCAGTATAAGACCATGTATTCAGCCAAATCCCGGTTTTTGGCGACAATTATTAGAATATGAAGAAAAACTACGCGGTAGTCGTTCGATTCGTCTACTTCCATCGCTTACTTATAGTGGAACATCAAATGTGAATTATAATACAAATCGATTATACACGAATAGCCCAAGGAATATCATTGGCGGGTCATCGTATTCCGATATGTTTTCTAGAACACCGAATGATTTATTACCAAATAAATCATTCACTTCATTGTATCCTATGGAGATAATCAGTTGTCGTCAACCTCTTAGTTAA